A window of the Vigna angularis cultivar LongXiaoDou No.4 chromosome 3, ASM1680809v1, whole genome shotgun sequence genome harbors these coding sequences:
- the LOC128193333 gene encoding albumin-2-like isoform X2: MSNPPYINAAFRSSIEYEVYFFAKNMYVRLHYTPGGTDDKILTSLRLISSGFPSLAGTPFAEPGIDCSFDTEASEAYVFSGNLCAYIDYAPDSAFRSTEGKEVYLFKGNKYVRIAYDSKQLVGNIRNISDGFPVLYGTIFESGIDACFASHVESEAYLFKGDKYVRIKFTPGQTDDTLVGDVTPILDGWPVLRGILPVS; encoded by the exons ATGTCAAACCCTCCTTACATCAATGCTGCATTTCGTTCATCAATAGAATATGAAGTGTATTTCTTCGCCAAGAACATGTACGTGCGGTTGCATTACACTCCCGGAGGAACTGATGACAAGATTTTGACCAGTCTGCGTTTGATTAGTAGTGGTTTTCCATCACTTGCAGGAACGCCATTTGCAGAACCTGGAATAGACTGTTCCTTTGACACTGAAGCGAGTGAAGCATATGTGTTCTCCGGCAACCTCTGTGCCTACATAGACTACGCTCCAG ACTCTGCATTTAGATCAacagaaggaaaagaagtttaCTTATTCAAGGGCAATAAGTATGTTCGAATAGCCTATGATTCGAAGCAGCTTGTTGGCAACATTCGCAACATCAGTGATGGGTTTCCTGTTCTGTATGGTACCATCTTTGAAAGTGGAATTGATGCGTGTTTTGCTTCTCACGTGGAGTCTGAAGCTTACCTTTTCAAAGGAGACAAGTATGTGCGTATCAAATTCACTCCAGGTCAAACAGATGACACTCTTGTCGGTGATGTCACGCCTATCCTTGATGGTTGGCCCGTTCTTAGAGGCATTTTGCCTGTCAGCTAA
- the LOC128193333 gene encoding albumin-2-like isoform X1 encodes MSNPPYINAAFRSSIEYEVYFFAKNMYVRLHYTPGGTDDKILTSLRLISSGFPSLAGTPFAEPGIDCSFDTEASEAYVFSGNLCAYIDYAPGTTNDKILAGPTTIAQMFPVLKNTVFADGIDSAFRSTEGKEVYLFKGNKYVRIAYDSKQLVGNIRNISDGFPVLYGTIFESGIDACFASHVESEAYLFKGDKYVRIKFTPGQTDDTLVGDVTPILDGWPVLRGILPVS; translated from the coding sequence ATGTCAAACCCTCCTTACATCAATGCTGCATTTCGTTCATCAATAGAATATGAAGTGTATTTCTTCGCCAAGAACATGTACGTGCGGTTGCATTACACTCCCGGAGGAACTGATGACAAGATTTTGACCAGTCTGCGTTTGATTAGTAGTGGTTTTCCATCACTTGCAGGAACGCCATTTGCAGAACCTGGAATAGACTGTTCCTTTGACACTGAAGCGAGTGAAGCATATGTGTTCTCCGGCAACCTCTGTGCCTACATAGACTACGCTCCAGGTACAACAAATGACAAGATACTCGCAGGTCCTACAACAATTGCTCAAATGTTTCCTGTCCTAAAAAACACGGTGTTTGCTGATGGCATAGACTCTGCATTTAGATCAacagaaggaaaagaagtttaCTTATTCAAGGGCAATAAGTATGTTCGAATAGCCTATGATTCGAAGCAGCTTGTTGGCAACATTCGCAACATCAGTGATGGGTTTCCTGTTCTGTATGGTACCATCTTTGAAAGTGGAATTGATGCGTGTTTTGCTTCTCACGTGGAGTCTGAAGCTTACCTTTTCAAAGGAGACAAGTATGTGCGTATCAAATTCACTCCAGGTCAAACAGATGACACTCTTGTCGGTGATGTCACGCCTATCCTTGATGGTTGGCCCGTTCTTAGAGGCATTTTGCCTGTCAGCTAA
- the LOC108325315 gene encoding albumin-2, translated as MSSPPYINAAFRSSREYEVYFFAKNKYVRLHYTPGKTDDKILTNLRSISSGFPSLAGTPFAEPGIDCSFDTEASEAYVFSGNLCAYIDYAPGTTNDKILAGPTTIAQMFPVLKNTVFADGIDSAFRSTRGKEVYLFKGNKYVRIAYDSKQLVGNIRNIGDGFPVLNGTIFESGIDACFASHKQPEAYLFKGDKYVRIKFSPGAYDDTLIGDVRPILDGWPVLRGIFPVS; from the coding sequence ATGTCAAGCCCTCCGTACATCAATGCTGCATTTCGTTCATCAAGAGAATATGAAGTGTATTTCTTCGCCAAGAACAAGTATGTGCGGTTGCATTACACTCCCGGGAAAACAGATGATAAGATTTTGACTAATCTGCGTTCGATTAGTAGTGGTTTTCCATCACTTGCAGGAACTCCATTTGCAGAACCTGGAATAGACTGTTCCTTTGACACTGAAGCGAGTGAAGCATATGTGTTCTCCGGCAACCTCTGTGCCTACATAGACTATGCTCCAGGTACAACAAATGACAAGATACTCGCAGGTCCTACAACAATTGCTCAAATGTTTCCTGTCCTAAAAAACACGGTGTTTGCTGATGGCATAGACTCTGCATTTAGATCAACCAGAGGAAAAGAAGTTTACTTATTCAAGGGCAATAAGTATGTTCGCATAGCCTATGATTCGAAGCAGCTTGTTGGCAACATTCGCAACATCGGTGATGGCTTTCCTGTTCTTAATGGTACCATCTTTGAAAGTGGAATTGATGCGTGTTTTGCTTCTCATAAGCAGCCTGAAGCTTACCTTTTCAAAGGAGACAAGTATGTGCGTATCAAATTCAGCCCAGGTGCATATGATGACACTCTTATCGGTGATGTCAGGCCTATCCTTGATGGTTGGCCCGTTCTTAGAGGCATTTTTCCTGTCAGTTAA